DNA sequence from the Hemibagrus wyckioides isolate EC202008001 linkage group LG20, SWU_Hwy_1.0, whole genome shotgun sequence genome:
TTGATTTTTAAAAGACTGAAAGCTTTATGATCATCTGAAGATCTCGAAGTAAAGACCACACAGTCACAaatatcataaaaataaaaaaaatcagacccaCTGAAATTAAGTGCTCATGCCTTTCTGAGGAAgcgttcatttcattttattgcattAATTCCTCTTTAAAAGTTTCACCGTTAAGCCACGTCactctcttctctgtcttctATATACCCAAATAACACCTGCTTTAAGTTTTCCTTCCATTTCTAAGTCTCTtatcttcttcctctccttccttgtattttttttaccacattctcttccttttcctctctctcttctccttccgGTTTCTTCTCTCCGAGTctcttcactttctctctttgtgcCATCACGCCCTCTCGGCTCTCCTCTTCGTCTCGCCTTGCCTTATCTCTCCGTGCTTTAAACCTGCCATCCCTCCCCTTGAGAAGTCTCCGGTCTGGTATGGCTTTGTGTCTGAGACCACGAGTAGCTTTTTCTCGAGTCACCTTCCTCGACTTGCCTCGTCTGCTTCCTCCTTCATCGTCATCTTCATCGTCATCCACCCACCAGAGAAACGTGTCCCACAGGGACGTCTCAGGCTAGGAACAGGTTAACAAAAACGATGATCACTAAACGAAGATGgtgtttaaaattattttgttattcttgaataataataataataataataataataataaaagaagaagaagaataactactactaataataaaggtataaaatattttagcttGCTCTTtgaaagggtgccaataattatgagTTATGACTATATGTTTGgaaattgtaattttttttagtctattaattaatttaaaaatgtttgtaaattaatttttatgaatctggatttttttttgcttattattaaaattcatttgtttCCTTAATTTCCATAATTTACTGCTTGCAAAGTAAAGAAAATGCAGTTTTGTCACTTTTCTGCCCTTAAGGCACTAgtctaaaaatgatttttaaactTATACAAGCATTTTTAAGTCTTTTAATGaaagtgtgtattaaataaGCAATAAGTAATAATGTTCAACTTTAGAtgcatgtattttattttttattgttgtttgtaAATCAAAGATAGGTAATGCGTGGCTTTCAGTAGTACTGTATAGTGATTATTGTACCTCAGGGGCTGGGACGCGATACTTCTTCACGGCAGCATGCCTGACGCTAAGATCAGCGCCTGTGGGCTCTAGATCCGTCCCGTCTTTGCGACCTCTTAGAAAGTCTATGAAAATGAAACAACACTCACTGTCTTTATCAGTCATCATACATGACATGCAGAGATGAATTCCCAGCAGTTTGGTGGTTTACTAGCGGCTGAGAACTGTATTGGAATGAGGAAATCTTTATTTGTCAGGGTACCAAGAAATCTGAAGAAAAAAGACCTGTACCAAGAACTGAAACAAGTCTGAGGAGTCGAAGGGATTTGTAAGCGCAGTGTAAGCACATTGTACTGACCGTGTAGCCTTTGACATCCTGAGCTGAGGACCAGAATAGTGATGGCTATGAAGAGGCAGCGGTTAAGTGTCACTCCCTCCCATGGTACCTCGATCTGGGCCATGCTCTGAATGGACAATGACTTTCGCAATGGCACTGTGAACAAGAGGTGGCAAGAGGAAGTAGTATACAGCCACGAGATTATTGGAATATCAGTACCGTATATGTATAGCAGAATTACTGAGATGGCAGAAAAATTGAAGGGACTGAATATATTAATAGTTTGACCAAAAATGATgacacataaaaaaaattgctaAAGGAAACCTAAGAGAGAGAGCTCTAGAGAATTCAGGGTGAAAACTAAACATTAATAGTTTGCTTAGTTTACTATCAAGAACTGTTCTCAGTACTGGTTGTACTGGTTCTTTTATTGTCATAGAGGGTcagagtattattattattattattattattattattattattattattattattattattattattattgttgttgttgttgttgttgcttgtttgtttttgttacagTCTGTTGTACTTATTAACAAGCTtaaattgttttcattattattattattattgttgttgttgttgttgttattgttgtttgtttgtttttgttagtctgttgtatttattaacaagcttatattgtttttattattatcattattattgttgatgCTGCTGCCGAtactgttgttattgtttgtttttgttaatattgctattattattattattattattattattattattattatcatgatgattattattattgtttttgttgttgttttctgttacaggcatttatatttattattgcattCCTATTGgtgcgatgatgatgatgatggttgttgttgttgttacagtCAATTATAAGCAGTAATTAGAGTACAGTAATTACAGTAATTGGCCTGTTTGACTAATCCCAAACTCATGTCATAAATTTGGACCTAATATAATATTAGGTCCAAATTTATGTCTGTTTTCCGTAATAAAAACTAAAGCACCAATAAATAGCCCGAATATTACGATacacattttattctttatatctTCCTGTTAGTTGAACAGTTATACAGGATTACAGACGTAGAATAAATCTGGAGTGATACTGAGGTGACTCTGGCTACATCTCTGCTCTGTAGAAAGACAGGTGTCCAGGAACACGGTTGGTTATCAGTGAGTTAGCAGATGTCATTTGCATCAGTAGCTATGGAACCCTACTATCTTTCATGCATTAATAATAGCTTTGTAAAATGAAAGGACGTACCGCCTCTTGAGACTGGAGCCTCGCGAGGCAGAGACTTTGGGATCTGCTGGATGACTAGAGGTTCCTGttaatgaattaaaacaaatacTGGTGGAATTAATTGctactagatagatagatagatagatagatagatagatagatagatagatagatagatagatagatagatagacagacagacagacagacagacagacagacagacagacagatacacttTATTGATCCGATGTGGGAAATTCTTGTcttacagcagcttagtcagttacaagattcatgcacacatgcaaaaatataaaatttaaaatgatatatgtaggattatatatgttttattatcAGGATATATCAGGAGTGTCTCAGCAGTCATGATTAGTTCAGCAAAAAATCAAATTACACCAAATAACTCAATCAAGATTGGTACAACCTGCAAGGCTAATATAGCTAACGAGTAACTGTAACCCAGAATCCACTGTGTGAGCAAAGACCAGCTGACTTGGTTTAGGACACAGTGTAATGTATTACAAACCTCACACTGTAATATTATTATGTGGCAGCCAACCATTTGGGCCAAATTATTCATTAGTGCAATTTGATATTATTCTACCCCTTACAGTGTAGTTTTATAAAGTGGGCCAAATTGGAATTCAGATTTCTAAATATTTCCCActattttacaaatatattagTATAGCTAATATTTTAAAGCTTATATAAAAGCAAGTATCTAAAAATTTGGGCAGGTAATTATAAAAAAGGAATTTATTGAACATATAATTATGTTCtccagtaaaataaataaataaataaataaataaataaataaataaataaaataaaataaaataaaataaaataaaataaaataaaataaaataaaataaaataaatggacaCCAAACAAGTCGTTGCTTTTTATCTACAtttgattttgtttctttttgtctctGCACTGCTAGTTAGCACTTTCATTGTTTTGTTCAGTGCTAATATTTCTCTACCGTTTAGCATTTGCAGTGAAACCCCAACtcacctctctcactcttctttGTGGATACATTTCTGAAAAAGAGGGATTGAAAAAGTCATTAATGAAGAAGTGAAAGCAAGACACGTGAAAGGGAAGGAGGGCTAACTTTAAAGTGTTTGTCATGCTAGCTGGTGTCTTGTTACTATTGCTCTGTGACTATGCTTCagtatgtgttcagtgtttggtCACGGCCACTGTGGGGTATTATTAGACACACAGGTGGTTTTAGGCCCTTAAAtaacactgctgctttaaagtTTGAGAAGACAAGCAGCTTTGTTTCCCTTGTACTCCTCAGGACAAGTCCACTTTCCTGCTTAAAGGATCTGACAGAAATTCAAGGTTACGTTATACTGCTGTTTTTTGCTTCAGGtatcaaatacatttttaagaaTTACTGCGCAGTGCTTAGTGCATGTGGTGTCTAGCAGATCTTGGGGTGAATGAGTACCCGGTCGACGAGATTGTCTGGGATGTTTTGGGTGAGGAACATCATGCTGTGGTTCCTCAAACTCTTCCTCAAACGTCTCAAATGTGCTCTCGTCCATTCTGCACCTGACGAGAAAGACCTTCGCAGTTAATTCTGCTAAACCTCCAACCTCTTGCCCACAAAACAAAGCAGCTCAGGTCCAAATCAAGTACAAAGACAATAAAATCCTACACAAATTGAGTCCAAGTCAAATCCAAAAAGGGAAGAGTGgtttaactaaaataaatatgtatgtatggtagc
Encoded proteins:
- the LOC131342058 gene encoding uncharacterized protein LOC131342058; its protein translation is MDESTFETFEEEFEEPQHDVPHPKHPRQSRRPEMYPQRRVREEPLVIQQIPKSLPREAPVSRGVPLRKSLSIQSMAQIEVPWEGVTLNRCLFIAITILVLSSGCQRLHDFLRGRKDGTDLEPTGADLSVRHAAVKKYRVPAPEPETSLWDTFLWWVDDDEDDDEGGSRRGKSRKVTREKATRGLRHKAIPDRRLLKGRDGRFKARRDKARRDEEESREGVMAQREKVKRLGEKKPEGEEREEKEENVVKKIQGRRGRR